A single genomic interval of Saccharothrix saharensis harbors:
- a CDS encoding LytR C-terminal domain-containing protein yields the protein MTNPEQPAGPAHPARAAGYALLGVAVIALVIGLVSLFTGGPDDEPPAAQSTPPSTTSGTSDSSGTPTGEATTTPSQPQAPSSETSAASPPGTTAAPTPSANAGATTTETPPPPVTTTPKVPVRVYNNSTTQGLAARASDDVQRAGWEVAEKGNYSSGNIPTTTVYFRPGTEEEASARELARILNARVEPRFDGIQSAHPGIIVIVTNDYRGPSGKVS from the coding sequence ATGACGAACCCGGAACAGCCGGCGGGCCCCGCGCACCCCGCACGCGCCGCGGGCTACGCGCTGCTCGGCGTGGCCGTCATCGCCCTGGTGATCGGCTTGGTCAGCCTGTTCACCGGCGGCCCGGACGACGAACCGCCGGCCGCGCAGTCGACCCCGCCGTCGACGACCTCGGGCACGTCCGACAGCTCCGGCACCCCGACCGGCGAGGCGACCACGACCCCGTCGCAGCCGCAAGCGCCGTCGTCGGAGACCTCGGCGGCGTCACCGCCCGGCACGACCGCCGCGCCGACGCCGTCCGCGAACGCCGGTGCCACCACGACGGAAACGCCGCCGCCACCGGTGACCACGACGCCGAAGGTGCCGGTGCGCGTCTACAACAACAGCACCACCCAGGGCCTGGCCGCCCGCGCGTCGGACGACGTGCAGCGCGCCGGGTGGGAGGTCGCCGAGAAGGGCAACTACTCGTCGGGCAACATCCCGACGACCACGGTCTACTTCCGCCCCGGCACCGAGGAGGAAGCCTCGGCGCGGGAACTGGCCCGCATCCTCAACGCCCGGGTGGAGCCCCGGTTCGACGGGATCCAGAGCGCCCACCCGGGGATCATCGTGATCGTCACCAACGACTACAGGGGACCGTCCGGCAAGGTCTCGTGA
- the thiD gene encoding bifunctional hydroxymethylpyrimidine kinase/phosphomethylpyrimidine kinase — translation MAATPPRVLTIAGSDSGGGAGIQADLRTLFACGVHGMTAITAVTVQNSLGVTGYTEIPPDVVAAQIEAVASDIGVNAAKTGMLASAAIIEAVAAAVDRVDVGPFVVDPVAASMHGHQLLADDALDAVRTLLFPRATLVTPNLDEVRLITGIEVRSRADQRKAAEALHAMGPRWVLVKGGHLWDDPECLDVLYDGAEFIELVGPRYDVKHTHGSGDTLASAIASQLARGADVPSAVRFGKDFIVRSVAAAYPLGAGVGPVSPLWRLEG, via the coding sequence ATGGCCGCCACCCCGCCCCGCGTGCTGACGATCGCCGGGTCCGACTCGGGCGGTGGCGCGGGCATCCAGGCCGACCTGCGGACGTTGTTCGCGTGCGGTGTGCACGGGATGACCGCGATCACGGCGGTGACCGTGCAGAACTCGCTGGGCGTGACCGGGTACACCGAGATCCCGCCGGACGTGGTGGCCGCGCAGATCGAGGCGGTCGCCTCGGACATCGGGGTGAACGCGGCGAAGACGGGGATGCTCGCGTCGGCGGCGATCATCGAGGCGGTCGCGGCGGCGGTGGACCGGGTCGACGTCGGGCCGTTCGTGGTGGACCCGGTGGCCGCGTCGATGCACGGGCACCAGTTGTTGGCCGACGACGCGCTGGACGCGGTGCGGACGCTGCTGTTCCCGCGGGCGACGTTGGTGACGCCGAACCTGGACGAGGTGCGGCTGATCACCGGCATCGAGGTGCGCAGCCGTGCCGACCAGCGCAAGGCCGCCGAGGCGCTGCACGCGATGGGTCCGCGGTGGGTGCTGGTGAAGGGCGGGCACCTGTGGGACGACCCGGAGTGCCTGGACGTGCTGTACGACGGCGCGGAGTTCATCGAGCTGGTCGGGCCGCGTTACGACGTGAAGCACACGCACGGCAGCGGGGACACGTTGGCGTCGGCGATCGCGTCGCAGCTCGCGCGGGGTGCGGACGTGCCGTCGGCGGTGCGGTTCGGCAAGGACTTCATCGTCCGGTCGGTCGCCGCCGCTTACCCGTTGGGTGCTGGTGTCGGTCCCGTGTCGCCGTTGTGGCGGTTGGAGGGCTAG
- a CDS encoding AAA family ATPase has translation MITLTARLSPSALDTRRGVVRLHPEVLDALGLRAWDAVRLTGARVSAALAAATAGDGPPGVVLVDDVTLSNLGVVEGAEVVVAPVDVAAARTVIVAGSRLASTGLTPETLRMALTGKVLTVGDAVSLLPQDLAPPPGADVSATRRKLSNAIGMTWTNELLTITSADPADGPVAVQPSTVVGWRDGARTGDPPAVSGSGTVTVGAGSSAQAVVATGTAAANATTSAVEVSVPPVPVADLVGQQEAAKRLAEWLDLTFSHPELLARLGAAPRLAALVSGPEGVGKATFVRAVAHGAEATVIEVAAPSIAVLEANAAAQRVADALAQAQRQAPAVLLLTDVEALLPAASAPPVATVVLDALRGRPDGVALAVTSAHPEAIDPRLRVPELVDRELVLPLPDGHTRTELLRVLLRDVPVESDVDLGVIADRTPGFVTADLVALRREAALRAALRQRDVDEPRVGQADLLGALEIVRPISMSTSDTLRTGGLTLDDVGDMTEVKQALTEAALWPLQYPDSFARLGVAPPRGLLLYGPPGCGKTFLVRALAGTGRLNVLSVKGAELMDKFVGESERAVRELFRRAAEAAPAMVFLDEVDALAPRRGQSSDSGVSDRVVAALLTELDGVEPLRDVIVLGATNRPELVDPALLRPGRLERLVYVPPPDADARAEILRASSRNTPLASDVDLDALAEELDGYSAADCAALIREAALTAMRESLAAAEVTGAHLATARGAVRPSLDPAQLDALAAYAKSRER, from the coding sequence GTGATCACGCTGACCGCCCGCCTGTCCCCCTCGGCCCTGGACACCCGACGCGGCGTGGTGCGCCTGCACCCCGAGGTGCTGGACGCGTTGGGCCTGCGCGCCTGGGACGCGGTCCGCCTGACCGGTGCCCGGGTGAGCGCCGCCCTCGCCGCCGCGACCGCCGGCGACGGCCCGCCCGGCGTCGTGCTGGTGGACGACGTCACGCTGTCGAACCTCGGCGTGGTCGAAGGCGCGGAAGTGGTGGTGGCGCCGGTGGACGTCGCCGCCGCCCGCACGGTCATCGTGGCCGGGTCGCGGTTGGCCAGCACCGGCCTCACGCCGGAGACGCTCCGCATGGCGCTGACCGGCAAGGTCCTCACCGTCGGCGACGCCGTCTCCCTGCTCCCGCAGGACCTGGCCCCGCCGCCCGGCGCGGACGTGAGCGCCACCCGCCGCAAGCTGTCCAACGCCATCGGCATGACGTGGACCAACGAACTGCTGACCATCACCTCCGCCGACCCCGCCGACGGGCCGGTGGCCGTGCAGCCGTCGACGGTGGTCGGGTGGCGCGACGGCGCGCGAACCGGTGACCCGCCGGCGGTGTCGGGCAGCGGCACGGTCACGGTCGGCGCGGGATCGAGCGCCCAAGCGGTCGTCGCGACAGGCACGGCGGCGGCGAACGCCACGACGAGCGCGGTGGAGGTGTCGGTGCCGCCGGTGCCGGTGGCCGACCTGGTGGGGCAGCAGGAGGCGGCGAAGAGGCTGGCCGAGTGGCTCGACCTCACGTTCAGCCACCCCGAGCTGCTGGCCCGGCTGGGCGCGGCACCCCGACTGGCGGCCCTGGTCAGCGGGCCCGAAGGGGTCGGCAAGGCGACGTTCGTCCGTGCCGTCGCCCACGGTGCCGAAGCGACCGTCATCGAGGTCGCCGCCCCCAGCATCGCCGTGCTCGAAGCCAACGCGGCAGCCCAACGCGTCGCCGACGCCCTCGCCCAAGCCCAACGGCAAGCGCCCGCCGTGCTGCTGCTGACCGACGTCGAAGCGCTGCTGCCCGCGGCTTCCGCACCGCCCGTGGCGACCGTCGTGCTGGACGCGTTGCGCGGCCGACCCGACGGCGTCGCGCTGGCCGTCACCAGCGCGCACCCCGAAGCGATCGACCCCCGGCTGAGGGTCCCCGAACTGGTCGACCGCGAACTCGTCCTACCCCTGCCCGACGGCCACACCCGCACCGAACTGCTCCGCGTCCTGCTGCGCGACGTGCCCGTCGAGTCCGATGTGGACCTCGGGGTGATCGCGGACCGCACCCCCGGCTTCGTCACCGCCGACCTGGTCGCGTTGCGCCGCGAAGCCGCACTCCGAGCCGCCCTGCGCCAGCGGGACGTCGACGAACCACGCGTCGGCCAGGCAGACCTCCTGGGAGCACTGGAGATCGTCCGCCCGATCTCCATGTCCACTTCGGACACGCTGCGGACCGGCGGCCTCACGCTGGACGACGTCGGCGACATGACCGAGGTCAAGCAAGCCCTCACCGAAGCCGCGCTGTGGCCGTTGCAGTACCCGGACTCCTTCGCACGCCTCGGCGTCGCACCCCCGCGCGGCCTCCTGCTGTACGGACCACCGGGATGCGGCAAGACGTTCCTCGTGCGCGCGTTGGCGGGCACCGGCCGGCTCAACGTGCTGTCGGTCAAGGGCGCCGAGCTGATGGACAAGTTCGTCGGCGAGTCCGAACGCGCCGTGCGCGAGCTGTTCCGGCGCGCCGCCGAAGCCGCACCCGCGATGGTGTTCCTGGACGAGGTCGACGCGCTGGCACCCCGACGCGGCCAGTCGTCCGACTCCGGCGTGTCCGACCGGGTCGTCGCGGCGCTGCTCACCGAGCTGGACGGGGTCGAGCCGCTGCGCGACGTCATCGTGCTCGGCGCCACGAACCGGCCCGAACTGGTCGACCCCGCGTTGCTGCGGCCCGGCCGGTTGGAGCGGCTGGTGTACGTGCCGCCGCCGGACGCCGACGCGCGGGCCGAGATCCTGCGGGCGTCGTCGCGGAACACGCCGTTGGCGTCGGACGTGGACCTCGACGCGTTGGCCGAGGAGCTGGACGGGTACTCGGCGGCGGACTGCGCGGCGTTGATCCGCGAGGCCGCGCTGACCGCGATGCGCGAGTCCCTGGCCGCGGCGGAGGTGACGGGCGCCCACCTCGCGACCGCACGTGGAGCCGTCCGGCCGTCGCTGGACCCGGCGCAGCTCGACGCCCTCGCCGCCTACGCCAAGTCCCGCGAGCGGTGA
- a CDS encoding thiazole synthase → MDDPLVIAGREFGSRLVMGTGGAANLSVLERALVASGTELTTVAMRRLDASGGGVLDLLGRLGVSALPNTAGCRTAAEAVLTARLAREALETDWVKLEVVADDQTLLPDPVELLDAAEKLVDDGFVVLPYTNDDPVLALRLEQVGCAAVMPLGSPIGTGLGIRNPHNIELIVSRASVPVILDAGVGTASDAALAMELGCSAVLLATAVTRAQDPERMAAAMRAGVEAGRLARLAGRIPKRFWAHASSPAVG, encoded by the coding sequence GTGGACGACCCGTTGGTGATCGCGGGCCGCGAGTTCGGCTCGCGGCTGGTCATGGGCACCGGAGGCGCGGCGAACCTGTCGGTGCTGGAACGCGCGCTGGTGGCGTCCGGCACGGAGCTGACCACGGTCGCGATGCGGCGGCTGGACGCGTCCGGCGGCGGCGTGCTCGACCTGCTGGGGCGGCTGGGCGTGTCGGCGCTGCCCAACACGGCCGGCTGCCGCACCGCCGCCGAAGCGGTGCTGACGGCCCGGTTGGCGCGCGAGGCGCTGGAGACGGACTGGGTGAAGCTGGAGGTCGTCGCCGACGACCAGACCCTGCTGCCCGACCCGGTGGAACTGCTGGACGCGGCCGAGAAGCTGGTCGACGACGGGTTCGTGGTGCTGCCCTACACCAACGACGACCCGGTGCTGGCGCTGCGGCTGGAACAGGTCGGCTGCGCCGCCGTGATGCCGCTCGGTTCGCCGATCGGGACGGGGCTGGGCATCCGCAACCCGCACAACATCGAGCTGATCGTGTCGCGCGCCTCCGTGCCGGTGATCCTGGACGCGGGCGTGGGCACGGCGTCGGACGCGGCGCTGGCGATGGAGCTCGGCTGTTCGGCCGTGCTGCTGGCGACCGCCGTGACCAGGGCGCAGGACCCCGAGCGGATGGCGGCGGCGATGCGGGCGGGCGTGGAGGCCGGCCGGCTGGCCCGGTTGGCGGGGCGGATCCCGAAGCGTTTCTGGGCGCACGCGTCGAGTCCGGCAGTGGGGTGA
- the thiS gene encoding sulfur carrier protein ThiS yields MKAKVNGLERELADGSTVAAVLALLDAPPRGVAVALDGEVVPRAAWATTVVPDGAAVEVLTAVQGG; encoded by the coding sequence GTGAAGGCGAAGGTCAACGGTCTGGAGCGGGAACTGGCCGACGGGTCCACCGTCGCCGCCGTGCTCGCGCTGCTCGACGCGCCGCCCCGGGGTGTCGCGGTCGCGCTGGACGGCGAGGTCGTGCCGCGCGCGGCGTGGGCGACGACCGTCGTGCCGGACGGGGCCGCGGTCGAGGTGCTGACCGCCGTGCAGGGAGGGTGA
- a CDS encoding peptide deformylase, whose product MAVHPIRIAGDPVLHNPTRPVEVFDESLRTLIDDMYETMAAAHGVGLAANQIGIDLRLFVYDCPDDEGVRHRGVVVNPVLETSEVPLGMPDPDDDFEGCLSAPGESYPTGRATWAKVTGFDGDGKPVEVEGTGFFARCLQHETDHLNGVIYLDRLVGRHKRAAKKMLKANGWGVPGLSWDPATSEDPFADDED is encoded by the coding sequence ATGGCAGTTCACCCGATCCGGATCGCCGGAGATCCCGTGCTCCACAACCCGACCCGCCCGGTCGAGGTGTTCGACGAGTCGCTGCGCACGTTGATCGACGACATGTACGAGACGATGGCGGCGGCGCACGGTGTCGGCCTGGCGGCCAACCAGATCGGGATCGACCTGCGGCTGTTCGTCTACGACTGCCCGGACGACGAGGGCGTGCGACACCGCGGCGTCGTGGTGAACCCGGTGCTGGAGACCTCCGAGGTCCCCCTGGGGATGCCGGACCCGGACGACGACTTCGAGGGCTGCCTGTCGGCCCCGGGCGAGTCGTACCCGACGGGGCGGGCGACGTGGGCGAAGGTGACCGGGTTCGACGGCGACGGCAAGCCCGTCGAGGTCGAGGGCACCGGGTTCTTCGCGCGGTGCCTGCAGCACGAGACCGATCACCTCAACGGCGTGATCTACCTCGACCGGCTGGTGGGGCGGCACAAGCGGGCCGCGAAGAAGATGCTGAAGGCCAACGGCTGGGGCGTGCCGGGCCTGTCGTGGGACCCGGCGACCTCCGAAGACCCGTTCGCCGACGACGAGGACTAG
- a CDS encoding DUF3263 domain-containing protein translates to MDAAEALAPAEGPDDGLNDREREILAFERQWWKYAGAKEQAVRELFDMSATRYYQLLNALIEKEEALAADPMLIKRLRRSRSGRQRARAAKRLGVERR, encoded by the coding sequence ATGGACGCCGCAGAGGCACTGGCGCCGGCGGAGGGGCCGGACGACGGTTTGAACGACCGGGAGCGCGAGATCCTGGCCTTCGAACGCCAGTGGTGGAAGTACGCGGGTGCGAAGGAACAGGCCGTCCGGGAGCTGTTCGACATGTCCGCGACGCGCTACTACCAGCTGCTCAACGCGTTGATCGAGAAGGAAGAGGCGTTGGCCGCCGATCCGATGCTGATCAAGAGACTGCGCAGGTCCCGCTCCGGCAGGCAACGCGCCCGCGCGGCGAAGCGGCTGGGCGTCGAGCGCCGATGA
- the thiC gene encoding phosphomethylpyrimidine synthase ThiC, whose protein sequence is MTALDDRSVKPSVTTGPISGSRKVYREVGDGVRVPFRRVGLTNGEHVDLYDTSGPYTDDSATIDVHSGLPRLRADWVAAREPVGGAVTQLAYAKAGVVTPEMRFVAAREGMSPEFVRDEVAIGRAVIPLNRNHPEAEPMIIGKKFLVKINANIGNSAVTSSIEEEVEKMVWASRWGADTIMDLSTGKRIHETREWIMRNSPVPIGTVPIYQALEKVDGDPAKLSWEVYRDTVVEQAEQGVDYMTVHAGVLLRYVPLTAKRVTGIVSRGGSIMAAWCLAHHKESFLYTHFEELCEILRAYDVTFSLGDGLRPGSIADANDEAQFAELRTLGELTHVARSHDVQVMIEGPGHVPMHKIAENVRLEEEWCGEAPFYTLGPLATDVAPAYDHITSAIGAAQIGWLGTAMLCYVTPKEHLGLPNRDDVKTGVITYKIAAHAADLAKGHPGAQDRDDALSRARFEFRWEDQFNLSLDPDTARSFHDETLPAAPAKTAHFCSMCGPKFCSMKITQDVRRYAAERGLSTVEAIEAGMSEKSHEFADQGAKVYLPVVD, encoded by the coding sequence GTGACGGCACTCGACGACCGTTCGGTCAAGCCCAGCGTCACCACCGGGCCCATCTCGGGCTCCCGCAAGGTCTACCGCGAGGTGGGTGACGGCGTGCGGGTCCCGTTCCGCCGGGTGGGGCTGACCAACGGCGAGCACGTCGACCTGTACGACACCTCCGGTCCGTACACGGACGACAGCGCGACCATCGACGTCCACAGTGGACTGCCGAGGTTGCGCGCGGACTGGGTCGCGGCACGGGAGCCGGTCGGCGGGGCGGTGACCCAGCTGGCGTACGCCAAGGCGGGGGTCGTCACGCCGGAGATGCGGTTCGTCGCGGCCCGCGAGGGCATGAGCCCGGAGTTCGTCCGGGACGAGGTGGCGATCGGTCGGGCGGTCATCCCGCTCAACCGCAACCACCCCGAGGCCGAACCGATGATCATCGGGAAGAAGTTCCTGGTGAAGATCAACGCGAACATCGGCAACTCTGCCGTGACCTCCTCGATCGAGGAGGAGGTGGAGAAGATGGTGTGGGCGTCGCGGTGGGGCGCGGACACGATCATGGACCTGTCGACGGGCAAGCGGATCCACGAGACGCGCGAGTGGATCATGCGCAACTCGCCGGTGCCGATCGGGACGGTGCCGATCTACCAGGCTCTGGAGAAGGTGGACGGTGACCCGGCGAAGCTGTCGTGGGAGGTCTACCGGGACACCGTCGTGGAGCAGGCCGAGCAGGGTGTCGACTACATGACGGTGCACGCGGGCGTGTTGCTGCGGTACGTGCCGCTGACCGCGAAGAGGGTCACGGGCATCGTGTCGCGCGGCGGGTCGATCATGGCGGCGTGGTGCCTGGCGCACCACAAGGAGAGCTTCCTCTACACGCACTTCGAGGAGCTGTGCGAGATCCTGCGCGCCTACGACGTGACGTTCTCGCTCGGTGACGGGTTGCGGCCGGGGTCGATCGCGGACGCGAACGACGAGGCGCAGTTCGCGGAGCTGCGGACGTTGGGCGAGTTGACGCACGTCGCCCGGTCGCACGACGTGCAGGTGATGATCGAGGGCCCGGGTCACGTGCCGATGCACAAGATCGCGGAGAACGTGCGGTTGGAGGAGGAGTGGTGCGGCGAGGCGCCGTTCTACACCCTCGGACCGCTGGCCACGGACGTCGCGCCCGCGTACGACCACATCACGTCGGCGATCGGGGCGGCGCAGATCGGCTGGCTGGGGACGGCGATGCTGTGCTACGTCACGCCGAAGGAGCACCTGGGGCTGCCGAACCGGGACGACGTGAAGACGGGCGTGATCACGTACAAGATCGCGGCGCACGCGGCCGACCTGGCCAAGGGGCACCCGGGCGCGCAGGACCGGGACGACGCGCTGTCGAGGGCGCGGTTCGAGTTCCGGTGGGAGGACCAGTTCAACCTGTCGCTGGACCCGGACACGGCGCGGTCGTTCCACGACGAGACGCTGCCCGCGGCGCCGGCGAAGACGGCGCACTTCTGCTCGATGTGCGGGCCGAAGTTCTGCTCGATGAAGATCACGCAGGACGTGCGGCGGTACGCGGCGGAGCGTGGTCTGTCCACTGTGGAGGCGATCGAGGCGGGCATGTCGGAGAAGTCGCACGAGTTCGCCGACCAGGGCGCCAAGGTGTACCTGCCGGTGGTGGACTGA
- a CDS encoding SRPBCC domain-containing protein: MQGNELRTTISIDAPIGRVWAVLTDFPRYREWNSLIEYVSGVAVAGAEVRTRAAWGSPAEREFEGRITAVEPPRLLASEGGDPELFFGRHRWELAEEAPGVTRLVNRETWTGPLAASVYASSRELLTGEFDAFNRALKAEAERLARTA, from the coding sequence ATGCAGGGAAATGAGTTGAGGACGACGATCTCGATCGACGCGCCGATCGGGCGGGTGTGGGCGGTGCTGACGGACTTCCCGCGGTACCGGGAGTGGAACTCGCTGATCGAGTACGTGTCGGGGGTGGCGGTGGCGGGCGCGGAGGTGCGCACGCGGGCCGCTTGGGGGTCGCCCGCGGAACGCGAGTTCGAGGGGCGGATCACGGCCGTCGAGCCGCCGCGGCTGCTCGCGTCGGAGGGCGGCGACCCGGAGCTGTTCTTCGGCCGGCACCGGTGGGAGCTGGCGGAGGAGGCGCCGGGCGTGACGCGGCTGGTGAACCGGGAGACGTGGACCGGGCCGTTGGCGGCTTCGGTGTACGCGTCGAGCCGGGAGCTGCTGACCGGGGAGTTCGACGCGTTCAACCGGGCACTGAAGGCGGAAGCGGAACGGCTCGCGCGGACCGCGTGA
- the pssA gene encoding CDP-diacylglycerol--serine O-phosphatidyltransferase, giving the protein MAPSGPGIRLLPNAITVLAMCAGLSAVHFAIIGMYGAAIGSIAAAAVFDGLDGRIARLLDATSKMGAELDSLADAISFGVAPALVIYVWKFDPGREGWVVALIFAVCMVLRLARFNTLLEVEQPPFAKEFFVGVPAPAGGLLLLLPLIVDEQLGRSGWWSGSAVVAAWTVGIALLLVSRIPTLSVKTIKVPPRFVAPLLVLVGLLAAAVITFPLVALIAAMLVYLAHLPYSVRRYRWLAKHPEAWSVPAADRRAIKRAHGVAARRLGLRQPLGGRVAGAAMRAVRRPRRTVDPTQVAAETNGQARPGKRRGWRQIGLRRHDRP; this is encoded by the coding sequence ATGGCTCCCAGCGGGCCGGGGATCAGGCTGCTGCCCAACGCCATCACGGTCCTCGCGATGTGCGCGGGGCTGTCGGCCGTGCACTTCGCGATCATCGGGATGTACGGGGCCGCGATCGGGTCCATCGCGGCGGCGGCCGTGTTCGACGGTTTGGACGGGCGGATCGCCCGGCTGCTCGACGCGACCAGCAAGATGGGCGCCGAGCTGGACTCGCTGGCCGACGCGATCTCGTTCGGCGTCGCGCCCGCGCTGGTGATCTACGTGTGGAAGTTCGACCCGGGTCGCGAGGGCTGGGTCGTCGCGTTGATCTTCGCGGTGTGCATGGTGCTGCGGTTGGCGCGGTTCAACACGTTGCTGGAGGTCGAGCAGCCACCGTTCGCGAAGGAGTTCTTCGTCGGCGTGCCCGCGCCGGCCGGCGGCCTGTTGCTGCTGCTGCCGTTGATCGTGGACGAGCAGCTGGGCCGGTCGGGGTGGTGGTCGGGTTCGGCGGTCGTGGCCGCGTGGACGGTCGGGATCGCGTTGCTGCTGGTGAGCCGGATCCCGACGCTGTCGGTGAAGACCATCAAGGTGCCGCCGCGCTTCGTCGCGCCGCTGCTGGTGCTGGTCGGCCTGCTGGCGGCGGCCGTCATCACGTTCCCGCTGGTGGCGTTGATCGCGGCGATGCTCGTGTACCTGGCGCACCTGCCGTACTCGGTGCGGCGGTACCGGTGGCTGGCGAAGCACCCGGAGGCGTGGTCGGTGCCGGCGGCGGATCGGCGGGCGATCAAGCGGGCGCACGGCGTGGCGGCGCGGCGGTTGGGGTTGCGGCAGCCGTTGGGTGGCCGGGTGGCGGGAGCGGCGATGCGTGCCGTGCGGCGGCCTCGGCGGACTGTCGATCCAACGCAGGTGGCGGCGGAGACGAACGGTCAGGCGAGGCCGGGCAAGCGGCGGGGGTGGCGGCAGATCGGCTTGCGCCGGCATGATCGGCCGTAG
- a CDS encoding MarR family winged helix-turn-helix transcriptional regulator: protein MTADQVEDATARLYLAIGRLSRLLRRTGSPGLGPGAVSALATLARCGPMRLGDLAAKEGVAPPTLSRIVAALVEARYVRREPDPQDGRAWLATPTPEGVTMVSGVRSARVRELQRRIEELSPEHRDALVNALPALEELVGEAG from the coding sequence GTGACGGCCGACCAGGTCGAGGACGCCACCGCCCGGCTGTACCTCGCGATCGGCAGGCTTTCCCGGCTGCTGCGGCGCACCGGCTCGCCCGGTCTCGGGCCGGGCGCGGTGTCGGCGCTGGCCACGTTGGCGCGGTGCGGCCCGATGAGGCTGGGTGACCTGGCCGCCAAGGAAGGCGTCGCGCCGCCGACGTTGTCGCGGATCGTGGCGGCGCTGGTGGAGGCCCGGTACGTGCGGCGGGAACCGGACCCCCAGGACGGGCGGGCGTGGCTGGCGACGCCGACGCCGGAGGGCGTGACCATGGTGTCCGGGGTGCGGTCGGCGCGGGTGCGGGAGCTGCAGCGGCGGATCGAGGAGCTGAGCCCCGAGCACCGGGACGCCCTGGTGAACGCCCTGCCCGCGTTGGAGGAACTGGTCGGCGAGGCCGGCTGA
- a CDS encoding VanZ family protein, with protein sequence MSAVGQDAYIAELVLNQPETVAALFSGAVLLGAVGFVLARYRGWAALPAVLAGFGLALAVAATLARPGGTFTVVTTDPIGMCVGNEFSLTGSLQRLNLVMLVPFAFFATLATRRPWAVLGVSAAFSASVEFVQALTAIGVCEAQDFLNNTAGAFFAVLVGWLVTAAAGSPRTTRAGRPSRGPAATG encoded by the coding sequence ATGAGCGCAGTCGGTCAGGACGCCTACATCGCCGAGTTGGTGTTGAACCAGCCCGAGACCGTGGCGGCGCTGTTCTCGGGGGCGGTGCTGCTGGGCGCGGTCGGGTTCGTGCTGGCGCGGTACCGGGGGTGGGCGGCGCTGCCCGCGGTGCTGGCCGGGTTCGGGTTGGCGCTGGCGGTGGCCGCGACGCTGGCGCGGCCGGGTGGGACGTTCACGGTGGTGACGACGGACCCGATCGGGATGTGCGTGGGGAACGAGTTCTCGCTGACCGGGTCGTTGCAGCGGTTGAACCTGGTGATGCTGGTGCCGTTCGCGTTCTTCGCCACGCTGGCCACGCGGCGGCCGTGGGCGGTGCTGGGCGTGTCGGCGGCGTTCAGCGCGTCGGTGGAGTTCGTGCAGGCCCTGACCGCGATCGGGGTGTGCGAGGCGCAGGACTTCCTCAACAACACCGCGGGCGCGTTCTTCGCCGTGCTGGTGGGGTGGCTGGTCACAGCCGCCGCAGGTAGCCCTCGTACAACGCGCGCAGGTCGACCGTCCCGGGGTCCAGCAGCCACAGGGTGA
- a CDS encoding helix-turn-helix domain-containing protein gives MRAVGRHPDKLPTIAGVKGQVQQRGVERRRALVDAAIELFGAQGYAGTGVAAIAARAGVTPSALIHHFGSKENLLKAVLDEFDARAAARVSRHADQGVEGLKAALLADADYTMAHKGLATLHVVLQAEHLAGDTDVRARFLARNRALRRAFAARLGEDRATELVAFLEGALTLWLLDPGTVDLRALYEGYLRRL, from the coding sequence ATGCGCGCGGTCGGCCGTCACCCCGATAAACTCCCGACCATCGCCGGGGTCAAGGGTCAGGTCCAGCAACGCGGCGTCGAACGGCGTCGCGCGCTGGTCGACGCCGCCATCGAGCTGTTCGGCGCCCAGGGCTACGCGGGCACCGGCGTGGCCGCCATCGCCGCCCGCGCGGGCGTCACGCCGTCCGCCCTCATCCACCACTTCGGCTCCAAGGAGAACCTGCTCAAAGCCGTCCTCGACGAGTTCGACGCCCGCGCCGCCGCCCGCGTCAGCCGGCACGCCGACCAAGGCGTCGAAGGGCTCAAAGCCGCGCTGCTGGCCGACGCCGACTACACGATGGCGCACAAGGGCCTGGCCACGCTCCACGTCGTGCTCCAAGCCGAGCACCTGGCGGGCGACACGGACGTCCGCGCCCGCTTCCTGGCCCGCAACCGGGCCCTGCGCCGGGCCTTCGCCGCACGGCTCGGCGAGGACCGCGCGACCGAGCTGGTGGCGTTCCTCGAAGGCGCGCTCACCCTGTGGCTGCTGGACCCCGGGACGGTCGACCTGCGCGCGTTGTACGAGGGCTACCTGCGGCGGCTGTGA